The region CCTTATGGGTCAGCAACCCGTGAACCAGTCGAAGCTGACTGCCGGTGCACAACATTCTCTTGGCTTTGCAAACCAAGTTGAGAAATTCACGCGTCCCGTAATGTAGGTGCCTCGATGAAACTACGCGAAATAAGAATACTGTAAAGACCAAAAAGTTTCCGGATTTTAAATCGCTGACTGACGTCTCGACCGCAAAAGACGCTCAGATATTACGGGTTTTTTCGGTgtatttcgttttgtttcgctGGAGAATTTATGGTCACTTCGAAACGATGTCATTCGATCACTGATCTGTAAGACGATTCGATGGATTCTTATATAATGGTACGAATTATAAACTTATTCCTGAAAGTGcgcaattttttccaatatcaTTTACGGTTTTACTTCGAAACCTTAGAAAgctaatattattattgtatattgtCCCTAATATTTCGAcgttgaaacttgaaattattgtataatcgAGCGAGTTCATCGACCGTTGTACCTAGATTTATTTTAAGAGCTGGCTAGCTTGTATTCGGCCGAGATTTGCAACTCGCACGTAGCTGTTTGAACCAATGCAATTATTATTCTAACCATTAGGTAAAGTAGGTAAAACGCATGCTCGCTTTCCCCTATGATTGTATTAAACTGCAACAATAAAATACACCTCGATTCTGGTACTTATACGTAACTTACAAGGACATATGTTTTACCCGTAAACCCAAATCTgatactaattgtaagtaaattGTATATGCGTACATATCAAACATCGCGTATGTGTAGAGAGAGCCGTGGTGAAAGTCAATACGATTGCCTAACCGCAGGCGGATTATGGACATGTTTAactagaaaaaatttaatttatgcGCAGAATTAGTCGAGGTGCCTCTTTTTCCTTACATGTTTATAACGGCCATGTAATCGTTCCAACTTAATTCGATCTGCAACAGATGCAGTGGCATCGTGATACATCCGATTGgtcttttttttcgtgtaagaTGATTCACTGTTGCTACAACGGCTGGCAATGATTGTAATCAGAAAAAAGCGTATCAATGGTATGTGCGCACACACAACcacgatatatgtatacgtgtttTAACGCCCTGATAACTCTTATCGCTCAACCGCGTCCCCTGCCaatgtatgtaataatataatgaaacgGCACCATAAATATcaacgttatacgtatatgtatttattatgcatcgttgtacaaaaGTAGCTCTATAATTATAAAGTTTTTGCAACAGCATTCACCACCTTTCATTGAAAGTGGACTACGTTGCATAAGAAATTGCTACCAAGTTGAGAATTGAAGAGGTCAAAATTTAAGGCCAGTTAGGACCTTATTCCTTATATGAGTACAAAACATGTTACGTGAAAAAGACACAACTAACTTCGTGACTGCCAATTGTGCCTTCGGCCATAACGAATTGCTGAACCAGTATTGTGCCAATTCAAGTTGATACCATTGTGTAACTTGTatggtttgaaaattattactatAGTTATTATTGAAGTAAGTCGTGTTGTTTTTTGATGTTATTTCTTGCTATTGATATAAAATGTTGGGCAAcatattatttgtaattagCTCAAAAAAACACGGCGCCTAGGTAAAGCGTTATATTAATCTCAATATACAACCGCTATGTAAAGCTTTGCCGCAATTTCCGTTTCAGACTTTGTCTTCACTAATCGTAAGACTTTTTATCGTCGCTATAGGTTCTTATGTATCGTTTAACCAGCATCTGGGTACTGCAGCTCACATTTCAATTCGCTGTTATCCTGCATTAAATATTACACAGGGTGTATATTGATATTATGTAATGTAAAGATAAGTATAAACCGCCAAGGGAACTCCTCGGTCTCATCTTATTTCACTAATGATcgaaatcaattaatcaagCTGGTATAGGTGACACCTACACTTGAGTGCGCTAATTGATTGATTAACCAGCTTACTGAACAATTACATGCATCGTTTACACGAACGATGTATACTGGGCATGCAGAAATCTCAGCTCCAAATTCACGTGAATTGAATGACGTATTCCCTTTAAGTCttcgaatttaattttaattagcAAAATCTATAAAATGGCCAATTAGCAAGAATTTTGCAATAGGAAAACTTGTTTGTTTAATGAAACATCGTAGAATCGTTGAACTTCTTCTGAGATGCGATTTTTTCACTGTTGCTACAGTACGAAATAAAGATGGAATCTTGCGTCAACGGTTAACAGAGCGGATGCAGGCTTGTTGAGCTAATGCCACAATCATACTTATAtctttacatgtatatatatagctcGCAATTCTTTCGGAGGATGacaaattggaataaaatattcgtCATCCAGCGAACAGTTTTACTGATTACCTCGCAAATAATATTGCATACTAATTCAATACATATGCGGTCGTTAATTAAGTAATACGTTTTAACTAGAATCGAAATTTGTTACTACACTGAAATCTTATTCCCGCCCTGACGAATTTTCCTTCATTTCATGTGGAACATCTGAATTATTTTAGACTAGCCGTCATCGGTCGTTGAGtgataaaattgattcaattaaTACGAAACCATCTGTATTCAAGTACTATACAATTTAATAATTAGTCATAGTTGTGTTTTCATTACGCGTAAGAAGACATTGTTCGACACACGGGATCGCGTATCGCTTTTAAAATTGCACAGTATAACTTTGAAGAAACTGAactatatttattgttatattttactgttttatatgttaaataaaatttggatTTCGGTGTATGAAATACAGGATTATTATACGTTCAATTCATATAAATCATAAATACAGTCAATTGTTTGTAAAGTTTTTATTAACGaaaattgtattaaactgACGGCTCTCTGTTACAGTTCTGGGAAATAATCTCTGATGAGCATGGCATTGACCCAACTGGAAATTACGTTGGAACCAACGACCTTCAACTGGAGCGTATTAATGTTTACTACAATGAAGCAAGCAGTAAGGAGAAGATTGTTAATAGGATGACCATAACCATGTGATTTACTTAAAGCTTTACAGTCTAAGAATCGAACCTCATAGAAGTACGTACCAGCAACACATTATTTAACAATGTTCAACGTGTTTCTCTTTAGGTCACAAGTTTGTCCCGCGTGCCATACTTGTCGACTTGGAACCCGGTACCATGGACTCTATCCGAAGTGGTCCTATTGGTCAAATTTTTAGACctgataattttgtttttggacAAAGCGGAGCCGGTGAGTACACTGTCAATTCTTATGCCTTGGCATGTCTATCTAAAAAATCATTGATCATGTTTCTGTCCAATCAGTTAAATCTTCATTCAACAGAGTGCAAGGAACGATAATCACAGTTTTTGACATGTACTCTACAAAAATGATGTGTCAGTAATAATATACCGTTGTtcatgaataaattgaattattttaggGAACAATTGGGCGAAGGGTCACTACACAGAAGGTGCAGAGTTGGTAGACGCTGTTTTGGATGTAGTCAGAAAAGAGTCAGAGGGCTGTGACTGTCTTCAGGGATTCCAGCTGACCCACTCACTTGGAGGTGGAACCGGCTCTGGTATGGGAACATTACTCATTTCCAAAATCAGAGAAGAGTACCCAGACCGTATTATGAACTCCTTCAGTGTCGTACCATCTCCAAAGGTAAAATGCAGTTTCTAATAAGAAATATCATATCTATTAAGAAGGAAGTGATTTAAAACCGCGATCGCAATTATTTCAATGTGCGGAactttataaaataatttgttaattataTTCTACTACAATCTAAAGTGTCAACATGAAGCTCGTTATTGGTTTTTGTCTTCTAGGTATCAGATACAGTAGTGGAACCCTACAACGCTACTTTATCAGTTCACCAGCTTGTAGAAAATACAGACGAAACATTCTGCATCGACAACGAAGCCTTGTATGATATTTGCTTCCGTACTCTAAAGCTCACATCCCCCACTTATGGAGATCTGAACCACCTTGTCTCCGTATGTATCCGTTTCTTCTTATTACATTTGTGCCCACgtcaaaaataattgaatatccTGATTTCAAATACTATTACGTCACGTTCAACTAAAATATCAATGTCATTCAAGGATAGcaaatcaaaatatttcaacttttttgaatattttttctcataattgCAGGTCACCATGTCTGGTGTCACGACGTGTTTAAGGTTCCCAGGTCAACTGAATGCTGACTTGCGCAAACTCGCTGTTAACATGGTACCTTTCCCACGTCTACACTTCTTTATGCCTGGATTTGCACCGCTCACAGCACGTGGTAGCCAACAATATCGAGCTTTGTCTGTGCCAGAGCTCACGCAACAAGtaagaatataatttttcctggaataatataaatatttcgtaAACTTTGATgatttacaaattattatgCAATTACTTTTACAGATGTTCGATGCGAAAAATATGATGGCAGCGTGCGATCCTCGTCATGGACGGTATTTGACAGTAGCCGCGATATTCAGAGGACAGATGTCTATGAAAGAAGTCGACGAGCAAATgctaaatatacaaaataagAATTCGAGTTACTTTGTAGAATGGATCCCAAATAATGTGAAGGTTGCCGTATGCGACATCGCTCCTAAGGGACTCAAGATGTCATCTACTTTTATCGGCAATTCCACTGCCATTCAAGAAATCTTCAAGCGTATAAGCGAACAATTCACCGCTATGTTTAGGCGCAAAGCTTTCCTTCATTGGTATACTGGTGAGGGTATGGATGAAATGGAGTTCACAGAAGCAGAGAGCAACATGAACGATCTTGTCTCAGAATATCAACAATATCAAGTAGGAAATCTGTCATATGTCAAATGTTTTAATAATAACTTAAATAATTGCCACCTTTTTTTGAGTTAACTGTATTCATGGAATGCAACTAATTGAACATTTAATTATGATTATAGGAAGCGACCGCAGATGACGAAGAGGCATTCGAAGATGAGGAAATTCTTGACGAAGAGGCTGCCTAATACAGAAGTTCTGAAAAACTTAACTATTGTCACATTATTCTGTCTTGTATGTAGGATTATCttatttttgttacaaatttaaaagatcaaatttttttccattcactacaatttattgtatataatttattttaagaCAAGAATATCAGTAAATAAAGCCCCagtattgatttttaattcgGTAAAAAATATCTAGTTCACACGTCATAACTGAAATATATTCCTAACCATTTTTCACCCCACGATTCAACTACGGAATTTGAAGTCCGGTCATCAGTGTGGTTAATTAGTTCACTATCTTCTGTGAATAAATTGTGATCAAACACCCAGAATCTTGCTTTTGATAaatcatttattaaaaatactgTATACTTACCTCAATAtcacaaattatttcatgttCTAGTTAGTATTACTAAGCTTAGTAATACAAATTATAGGAAAAGTACAAATAAGATATTGGATCTATTTCAGGAAATATAATTCACTGAGAAATCGTATCGAGTGATTATTGAAACACcttattagaaaatttttacaagcgCTGCCAAGATTATCTGCATTGCGTATGTAAATGTACATCTGCGAATCAATTATCATTCAATGAGTGTTGTAGCCTTGTAGAGCCAAATAGGTTTTAAATATTGATGAACACCgtgtgaatataaaaaaaaaatgtatatcacCGATATTGGTTTTATTCCAGGCATTATTTATTAgagcaaaaattgaaaatatgcgCAGTTTACATTGCACTAGCTATTTCCTGGTAAAGTTAAAATTTGTCTCCTATTCGATGAcgaaaattacgtataattataacaaaacAACTCGtatagacatttttttcaaaacattcgAAAAGTCCTACTCTAACTGTTGATCTgaataaaattcagtaaaaaaatatacatgtgtgcAGCTGATTATAGCTGTGATCCGTTGTACAACTACAATTGCATACATCTGTTTTACGCACCTTTCATTATGAACTATAAAGTATATAGAAAATCCcaatttattgttttcttttcgtaTTATAACTGTAGTCAATCCAACGGTAAATTTCACGTATATAGCAATTTGGTAAACTAAGGTTCATCCATACGAAGGAAGGacgtatttattattatataaaataaacgtCTGTCTCCGCTAATATTATTACGCATACGATTTTGATAGCATTGTCAAATATTTGCGAATACTAATAATATTCCACACAgtattatttgttatttctcGAAATTGTGTATTTTCTCGTCTCAAACTTAACACCGGTTTCCTACTTAATTCagtgaaaattcattaaaaaatgctAACTGTTGCCACTAAATTAACTTTCAACTATTTTAAATCAGTTGAGAGttacgttgaaaattttcttgtagTATTTAAAGTATCGACGTTTTCATCAGTTGGACTTGTTTGTATTATGGAAACTTGTGAACATTTCTCAGGGTCTGAACTACGAAAAGTTTGGGACCTCGCAGAAGTTTTGACAATTTCTGAGAATCGTTCATCTTGACGTTCAgtttttgagtaatttttacatttcttaaACAATTGTGGCTGACCAAcgatcaaattttgaattttttccagatCAATTTTAACTTTGATGCCAAGCCTGGACCTACACATGTCACCTCCGTACTTGTGCACATTTTCATCTTTACGTTGAGTAATTGGATTTGTAcagatattaaaattttgttttttcatagAGATGCCTAGACCAACATCATTGATTAACTGATAATTCGTATCAAGAGCTTCAACGTGATGTTTATCCAAGTTCGgataatcaaaatatttatcagaTTCTACAAGTTTAGAGTTGACTGTGAATTTATTACTCCAGTCTTTTACGTACGAATCGACGACATTGTTCCAATCATTAATCCGCGACTTTTGTAAACTTGCATCTGAATTATCAATGTTATGATAAACGTGCGAACTACTGTTTATAACCTTAAAACTATTGTAACCAATAACAGGTAGCTTCAACTCTGAAGAATCAATACTACTTTCAACTAAGCACATTGAACCTCTGTTTAATCCATTACACCAGCTGTTTGCATTCAAAATATCATTGGGTCTACAACAGAAATCAAAGTTTGATGCACCTTCTATCTCACTCCTATCTTCGAACCTTTTTATTAAACTTTGATCATTGCTTTCACCGAAGCATTTTCGGCGTTCGTGAAAAATTACATTGTCCTCCTTTTCACACAAACTTTTTGGCTTGCCGCAAGTGCGATTAAAATTTCGTTTATTACCATTCAAACACGCACTCACTGATAAACCAGTTTTTTGAATGTAACTGCTGTTCATATCATCTGATaatgatatttgcttttcatTGCCATCAGATACGTTGCTTTGGATACTGTATTGTCCCTTAGCATCACAAGACGCAATGGATTTGCTGCTTTTGATGGTACCTTCTTCTATAACTGAGGTTTCGTCACTTTCAAATACACATTCAAGAGCTACTGGATCATACATGTTTCCTAATGATTGACATTTCTTGGATACACTTATAATGGAACACTTCTCAGCATCCAGGGGatttgatgatgatgatgatgatgacgatgacggtggtagtggtggtggtggggatggtggtggtgatggtggggatggtggtggtggtggtggtggtggtggtggtggtggtggtggtggtgatgatgatgatgatgatgatgatgatgatgatgatgatgatgatgatgatgatgatgatgatgatgatgatgatgatggtggtggtggtggtgaatAGTTAGGTTGTGTAGAAGATAGAAGCAGACCTTGCTTCTCTAGCACGCTCATTGGATCTGGTACATTTCTTGCTTTTAAGGGATTACCAGCAGTTGTACTAAGATTTACTGTGAAGGTATCATTGACGACCATCTGTACAAAAAAAGTGCATCGTGCCATCAGCTTTGTTAGTTTGGTAGATTGTGTTCAAATAAGAAGGCTGATATGGGATAGAATTCATACCTGAACAATATCTTCATCCAGAACACGAAATTTGAGATTTTGCAAAGGCACCTTTCGAGGTATCACTCGAGGTTTATTACAACATTTTCTCGTGGTTGATGAACTGCAGGGGCGTTGCATAGTTGTTGGAAGGGTTGAAGCACAAGTGGAACTGAAAACAATAAGTCactcaatcaatttttcaaggcagaataaataatatttaatgattTTAGCAATTATATGAAAGTCACAGtgtcaataattatacatcacTATCCGTTGACACTCTGAATATTAATACATGTATGAAGCAAAAACTAGTTATGAATTTATTTGAACGACAAATGTCCTCTGACTAAAGAGTACTAATAggatcaattttattttatactcacCAAATCAAAGAATGCCGTATCGCATAGcgtgaaaaacaataattactattcaaataatttgaaataaactttAGTAAAATAGTAAATTTGAAGTATTATGAAGTCAtgatgaaattattgaattattgaattatttgtctCGGATTAAACAAATTGCCATCAATAATAAACTTTACTGCTAAAAGTCGTTAGATGGGATTGATACAACTCTGTTTTATAGGAAACACTTACATGCTGGAATTATGATTGACTCTTTCTGCTGAATCTGATATTGCACTGGGCTTTTGCTTAAAGGCGATTGCTTCTGGTTTTGTATGGTCTGCGGTCCTCGAGCTCGAATAAAGAGCAAATCCGGCCTCAGCAGCAGGACTGGAGCCTGCATCCCCGTCACACTGTTAGAATCGCAAGAGATACACTGGAGAGGAGGTACGGGGATAATTTGCATACACACATTCCCCGCACCTAGTATCTCACCAGACACATTCTTGATTTGCTGACTTTTGACTCATGATAGTAAGAATAACTTTTTACAACTTCGCAATAATACTGAAGAGCCACACTTTTGTAGGCCAATTGgatgtatttttattctaaatttCCAAAGCTTCTGTAAAACTCGAGTGACATTATGGATGTCTTAGACTTGGTTACTATGGTCCAGAAAAAACAACCATAACACACACGAAAAAGAACTTTATATTTATGTCAACGTTCGGGTGACTTCAAATTGTAATGACATACTCTGCGTTAATATTTGTAGCAAATTCTCCTTAGTTTGTTCTTCAAATGTTCATAAGTACTAACAAATGTTTCACTATAAATACACTTATACATATGTTAATGACCTGATGGCAGCCAATTCACTTTCAACACAAGTATTAATTCTTAGTTTACAGATTTGAACTGAGTACATGAATCAATTCTAATCAAAACACATATCATTGGTGTCTGTTTACTGAAGATTTCATGGCGTTTTTATGGTTTTGAAGTCATTAAATTCCACTTATCCATGCTAAGTTAGGTCAATTTGGACCGCCCCTGTGAGTTAACTCTATTTCAACACAATCTATCGACATCTTCTTTCGAAtggaacatttataaataaacatactGAATCGAGAAATATCTGCAGAAATAATCCAGTGAGAGTGTCGCCGTTtttgtaagaagaaaaaactgaaCAAATAAGCAGTTCTTATTtactcaaaaaattaaaacaaggCATTATTATTGCTTCTTATTGGAggcaaataaatttaaattcagtTCTAGTTCAAAACCGTAACATATAAGAATTTGAGAGAAAAACTATGAGGCATGCTTTCTAGTTTTGATGATGCTACATTCACACTATCCGAACAGCAAAAGAAAACTTTGATACCATTTAAGTCTACATCATTGTGGAGGATAATAAAGTGATACCACTGCTGGACTTGCTTGTATACTGAATTATGAACCTGATTCGATGTATGATCATTCATGAAAAGAAACTTTTGTGTCATATGTGCATGGAAATGAGATGGTATTGCATGAAAATTACCTAAGAATTTGGTATTTGTGTAATGTAATGTGTTTTTACAAAGCTTTTGTCATGAGCAATATTGAAAGATTTATCATTGAACTCCAGTACTTCAATTACGAAATCCGAAGCTTGTCATTATACTTAGACTACTTATACATAGATCGAACCATAGGATTTACATATAATTTTTGGACGCATTTATAATTACTGCAGCTTTATTATGTTTACTACGTTTATTTGCGCAAGAGAAGGTCTCACTATCCGGATGTGATGTCGATTACTTAGGAGAGAAGGTTGTACCTAATTTTTTAACGGTACACTGGCTGTACCACCGACTATTATTCCTTCATTTGACTGAGAATTTCATGTTTTCATTTACtgcaataatgaaataaactAACAGTTAGTTACCAGCTACTACCGCGTATTGACAAGGCCACAATGCATGTTATTATCCTCCGCCATGATTCACTTACACACATCTAAAAACAATTACacttataataaaaattacttaCACCGCTAGTCACCAGACTTCCATTTCCCAGTTGCGTTACTGGATTGCATATTTTCATCATGGTATTCGCAATTGACTGATTTTCATTACTGTTGGTAAGACCCTCAGAGTTATTTCTTGGTAGACTATTGTAACATGTGCGATCAGGTGTAGACGGATTAGTTTGTTCATTGAACATAATTGGATTTTGTTGTGTTTGAACTTGCCTAATCTTTTCATGGGATTGATGAACTGTGTGTGGCTTTGGAGCAACGATATCCTCCGAATTAGGAAGGTGTGCAAAAAGTTGCGGGTTGATTGAAGTAGATGGCCTTTCTGGCGAATTTTGTAACTCATTTACTGGAGATTTAAAATTGTGGCATGTAGTGTTTTGAATACTGTCACTACATTCTGTAATATTGCTGACAGAGTGTTGTACAACTAACTCAGGTTGGGTGGAATTGCTGACTTTCATTACTTCGGATGTAGACATAGAATTTAGTTGTATTCGAATTGGAGTATTCACATTATTTGGTATAATGATATGGTTGATATTTACGTGACTCTGATTTTGTACCGAACTGCTACCAACAGTTCCAGAATTGTAATTgcaaaatccatttttttgttctagatCCACCCTTCTGATCAATCTAATACAACTTTTGTTAGCTTGTGTTCCATTCATATTCACTTGCAACGCTGTTGTACTTTGTTGGGAACTGTAACTACTAGTTGACTGACTCATTGGTATTGAGGTTGGAGCTACTGGAACTGCACGACTTATGTCATTCGAATTAATATTCCAAGAAATGTTTCTCGTCTGGGGTTTGGGTGTAGAATCGTTAGAATCATCAATCCGAACTTTTTTACATGATATTTCCGGATCTTCTGTGATAGGTAGGATAGATGCAGGGCTATCCATTGTGTATTCGTCACTTTTCCGTTTTAAATTAGACCCACTAACTGAAGAGGTATTAAGTTGGATGAATTTCAACTGTGGTTTTGGAATTTCCATCATTTGATTTTGCACTACTTGCAACTGCTGGTTACCACTCAGTGATGGAATATCACCTTGAACACTTCCTGCAAAAGTGACAGAAGAGTCAGGggtaatattttccacgttcACAGTTGTAGATGGGTTTTCATAATATTCGGGCCGTAATGAGGTAACATTTGTGATTTTAAGATTGAGCACAGGATTTTTCTGCAAAACTTTATCGTCTACTAGCAAATCTGCCTCTTCTTTGCTTCCATTTGAATTGTTTCTGACGATACTAGTAGTATTCATACTATCGATCGGAGGTTTCATTACATTTGCTCTATTAATATTTGGTATTGTTGTCGCAGTAGAAGTTGTATTAGTAGTATTTGAGACACTCGATAGATGTAGTGTAATTAAACCGTTCACCCTAGGATTTACTTTGGGTGGACTATTTAATACTTCCGAAGGTTCTGAACGCCTCATTTTGGTAACCTTAGAATTCTTTTTGATCTTTTGAATATTAGTTGTTACTTCACTCAAATTGCGAGACTCAATTTGGATTCGTTTCGTAGTCACCGAACTATTGTGTTTAGGTGTTATATCAATTATCTGCAAAAGAAGGGTAAAAATCACTTTTCTGATTAAAGTTCACAGtaattgtgtataaaatttgtGGCAACTTTCATATGAACTACAGTACTACAGTATAAAAGTGTATATCATACCTCCACCTCGTCGTCACTATCAATTACAATAACATCAGCAGTATGAAAATTGGCATTTTCTGGTTTTACATTGATTGCTTTTGACGAGTCGCTGGTTCTTTGAGAGTTAACATCATTTAATTTACTGGATTCATGATCAGTCAATTCCAAGACTTCTTTAGAGGGACACGTTTTTGAGTGTAATGTGTCACTGTTAGATTT is a window of Neodiprion pinetum isolate iyNeoPine1 chromosome 4, iyNeoPine1.2, whole genome shotgun sequence DNA encoding:
- the LOC124216408 gene encoding tubulin beta chain-like, coding for MREIVHLQAGQCGNQIGSKFWEIISDEHGIDPTGNYVGTNDLQLERINVYYNEASSHKFVPRAILVDLEPGTMDSIRSGPIGQIFRPDNFVFGQSGAGNNWAKGHYTEGAELVDAVLDVVRKESEGCDCLQGFQLTHSLGGGTGSGMGTLLISKIREEYPDRIMNSFSVVPSPKVSDTVVEPYNATLSVHQLVENTDETFCIDNEALYDICFRTLKLTSPTYGDLNHLVSVTMSGVTTCLRFPGQLNADLRKLAVNMVPFPRLHFFMPGFAPLTARGSQQYRALSVPELTQQMFDAKNMMAACDPRHGRYLTVAAIFRGQMSMKEVDEQMLNIQNKNSSYFVEWIPNNVKVAVCDIAPKGLKMSSTFIGNSTAIQEIFKRISEQFTAMFRRKAFLHWYTGEGMDEMEFTEAESNMNDLVSEYQQYQEATADDEEAFEDEEILDEEAA